Proteins from one Xenopus tropicalis strain Nigerian chromosome 1, UCB_Xtro_10.0, whole genome shotgun sequence genomic window:
- the LOC116406566 gene encoding general transcription factor II-I repeat domain-containing protein 2B-like, with amino-acid sequence MSGMFETKSFTKNCAKKRKIDSENREFQEKWEEEYFFGKNKDKPQCLVCAQTISSCKEYNVKRHYTTLHGAKYAKYTGEARLTIIKDLKSKLCKQKNIFSAVTTTQKAAVKASFLVAEEIAKRKYPFSSGTLVKTCALKMAEAFGNETMAKTVESISLSHQTVARHICTINQHLTDKLQNILRSAPYFSIALDESTDITDTCQLVIFVRSVDQEFHISEELLEIVPLHGSTKGEDIYNAVKATVTKYGGFSSCTCIVTDGARAMVGRNQGLAGRLRKEGIDCHMFHCIVHQEVLCGTSLKMADIMDVVTKVTNLIRGGNRSLTHRRFKNFLEELDAAYGDLLLHTNVRWLSAGKCLVRFFALRKEIHLYLSDIKCDSYLLEHLTDVSFLTALAFLTDITQFLNSLNLNLQGRDQNVSQLYSHIAAFRNKLHLLKSFLAKNDLTHFESCCELFQEMKGNGVILNFSQFVPKMDILIHEFNTRFQDFEGMEASFKLFNNPINTDIAAQDTKYHMELCELQGDQFLHSCSEKGVAFFKLLSQEQYPILRDFGMRMASMFGSTYICEKAFSDMGFIKSKYRNSICDSTLQQIIRISTTSISADIDELVAQQLHPQTSH; translated from the coding sequence ATGTCAGGCATGTTTGAAACTAAGTCCTTCACAAAAAACTgtgcaaagaaaagaaagattgATTCAGAAAATCGTGAATTTCAGGAAAAGTGGGAAGAAGAatacttttttggaaaaaacaaaGATAAACCACAATGTTTGGTATGTGCACAAACTATATCTTCGTGCAAAGAATACAATGTTAAAAGGCATTATACAACACTACATGGAGCTAAGTATGCCAAATACACAGGTGAAGCAAGACTGACCATCATTAAAGACCTAAAAAGCAAACTTTGTaaacagaaaaacatattttcagcAGTTACGACGACACAGAAAGCAGCAGTAAAAGCTTCTTTTCTTGTTGCAGAAGAAAttgcaaaaagaaaatatcctTTTAGCAGTGGGACTCTAGTGAAAACATGTGCACTTAAGATGGCTGAAGCTTTTGGAAATGAAACTATGGCTAAAACCGTGGAATCTATTTCATTGTCACATCAGACTGTTGCTAGACACATCTGCACAATTAACCAGCATTTAACAGATAAGCTACAGAACATCTTAAGAAGTGCACCCTACTTTTCTATAGCACTGGATGAAAGCACTGATATAACCGACACTTGCCAGCTTGTTATATTTGTTCGCTCTGTGGATCAAGAGTTTCACATTTCTGAAGAGCTGTTGGAGATAGTACCTCTGCACGGATCCACAAAAGGCGAAGATATATATAATGCAGTAAAAGCCACAGTTACTAAATATGGAGGCTTTAGTAGTTGTACATGTATTGTTACTGATGGAGCCAGAGCCATGGTAGGCAGAAATCAGGGACTTGCAGGTCGCCTACGGAAGGAAGGTATTGACTGCCACATGTTTCACTGCATTGTACATCAGGAGGTGTTATGTGGCACTTCTCTAAAAATGGCTGACATAATGGATGTGGTAACCAAAGTCACCAATTTGATAAGAGGGGGAAATCGTTCCTTGACACACAGGAGATTTAAAAATTTCCTTGAAGAGCTGGATGCTGCTTATGGTGATTTGCTCCTGCACACAAATGTGAGATGGCTAAGTGCAGGAAAgtgtttggtaagattctttgcACTTAGGAAGGAAATACACTTATATTTATCTGACATAAAATGTGACTCTTATTTACTAGAACACCTTACTGATGTCAGCTTTCTTACAGCTCTTGCCTTTTTAACTGACATCACGCAGTTCCTTAATTCCCTGAATTTAAATTTGCAAGGAAGAGACCAAAATGTGAGCCAGCTGTATAGTCACATTGCTGCATTCAGGAACAAGCTCCACCTGCTAAAATCTTTCTTAGCAAAGAATGACCTGACACATTTTGAAAGTTGCTGTGAACTTTTTCAGGAAATGAAGGGAAATGGAGTGATTTTAAACTTTAGTCAATTTGTCCCTAAAATGGACATCCTTATTCATGAATTTAACACAAGATTTCAGGACTTTGAGGGAATGGAGGCAAGTTTCAAACTTTTCAACAACCCAATTAACACAGACATTGCAGCACAAGACACAAAATACCACATGGAACTATGTGAGCTGCAGGGAGATCAGTTTCTACACTCCTGCTCAGAGAAAGGTGTGGCATTCTTCAAGCTGCTCTCCCAAGAACAGTACCCTATCCTGAGAGATTTTGGAATGAGAATGGCATCaatgtttggcagtacatataTCTGTGAGAAGGCTTTTTCAGATATGGGCTTCATAAAATCAAAGTATAGAAACAGTATATGTGACTCTACCCTGCAGCAAATCATTCGCATTTCAACAACATCCATATCGGCGGACATTGATGAACTTGTTGCACAACAGCTGCACCCTCAGACATCCCATTAA